GCTTCGTGGGCATTTTCATGTTCGCGATCTTGACCGTATGTTTCACACGTAACGCGGAATCTCCAATCCTGCGAAGCGCTGGCGCTTCGGCGCCTTTAGGCTCGGGCGTATGCCGCACTCAACGGTCCTGATCTCCCCTCTTCCCCGCCATTCTCCCGGACGGAATTCGCGCCGAACGCGTGTCGCGAAGCGGACAAACGCGACATGCTGCTTTCGCGAGGCGCTCGTTTTCGATTCGAAATCAGTCGGTTGGGAAACGGTCCCGATCTTGCTTGGAACGCTGGGCCGGCGCGGTGCCGGCGATCGGAGCGGCGATACCATGCCCATCTTCGACTTTCACTGCGAGTCCTGCGGCCAGACCTTCGAGTTGCTGGTGCGCAACGAGGCGCCGGTGTGCCCGCATTGCGGCGGCCAGCGCCTGGAGAAGTTGCTGTCCGCGCCGAACGTTGCGGGCCAATCCAAGAAAATTATCGAGAGCGCCCGGCGTCAGGCGGCGCGCGAAGGCCACTTCAGCCATTACGCCCGTTCGGAAAAGCCGCGCCGCTAGCCCGGTTGCGGACGCCCACGCTGTCCCGGAGGCATCATGTCGACTGAAACCATTGAGCTGCCCGCCGTCTTCCGTCATCACGTGTTCTGCTGTTATCAGCAGCGTCCGCCGGGCCATCCGCGTGGAAGCTGCGGCGCGAGCGGCGCGGCGCCCCTGTGGGAGCACCTTGGCAAGCAGTTGCAGATCAAGAACCTCGCCGATATCGGCATGGCGGCGACCGGTTGCCTGGGGTTTTGCAGCGCGGGTCCGCTGATGGTGGTCTATCCGTCCGGCGTCTGGTACCAGCCGCGGAACGCCGAAGACATCGACGAGATCGTGCAGACCCATCTGGTCGGCGACGGCATCGTCGAGCGGCTGGCGGTGGTGCTGAAGCCCTGAGCGACGGGCCTTCTGATCGACCGGCGGCCGTAAAGAACGGCTACGGGAAGACGTGTCCCCGTAGCTGAATTGAAGCGCCCAGTGAAAAGACGGGCGATTGGGCTGGAAATCGTTGCGGGCGCCGGTGGGTGGCCGAGGCCCGCGACAACAAGGCGGCCTCAGTCGTCGGCGACCTGAATGCGCCGCCCATCTGCGGAGACATCAAGGTCCAGCTTGTCGCCGTTTACCCGGCCGGCGAATTCGTACTGGACGACTTTCTTGCTGGCCGAGTGGCTGGCTTCGATGAATTCGATTTCAAAATCGGGATAGCGACTCTCGACGGCTTTCAGCACGGCGCCGGGAACCAGATCACGCGTGAATTCGACTTCGATTTCTTCGATCTCGCCCGATGGCAGGACATCCACCTCGATCTGGCGGTTATCGATCGTTCGGCCCTGAATTTCATAGACCAGCGTTCCATCCGTTTCCCGTTCGGTATTGGCTGACCGGAAACGGGCCTCCGGCATCGCGGTCCGGGCGGCACTCATGACCGATTCGGGCACTTCGGACAGCGCGATGGGCGTCTCTTCGCCGGCCATGGCGCCGGCGCCGAACAGCCAAACACACAGGGCAACGACGCTGGTGGCGAATGTTCTGGAAATCATGTGGACGAATTCTCCCCGGACTTGTTGGACTTGCCGAACAACTCACGCAGCTCACTGGATACGATGCCCCAGAATTCGCGCAGGTTTTCCCATTTGTTGTCCATCATGGCGAGATACTCGTCGAGGTTGTCGATCGCTTGGTGTTGCTCTTCGACCTCGATCTGCCGAAGCTGGGTTTTCAATCCCGAAATGGCGGTCTCGAGTTCCTCGATCTTGGTTTCCAGATCCTGCTTTTTCGAGCTCATGATGCTTCCTCGATGATTGAGTGCTAGCCCGCCAGGGCGCTGCCGCCGATCAGGACAAATGGAATTACGAAGAACACCAGGCCGATGTAGGCGACAGCATAGAGTTTGTGCTTGACGGTGGCGTCGGCGAGTGTCTGTGCGGCGCGGATGGGGACCTCGCGAAGAAAGGGAATGCCGTAGATCAGAATGACGCCCAGCACGTTGTAGATCAGATGAACCAAAGCGATCTGCAAGGCAAAGATTGCATTGGCACCGGTCACGGCCGTTGCCGCCAGCAGCGCCGTGATGCAGGTGCCGATGTTGGCCCCCAGCGTGAAGGGATAGATCTGGCGCAACGAGAACACCCCACTGCCCGCCAGCGGGACGACCAGGCTCGTGGTCGTCGAACTTGATTGCACCAGCACCGTGATGGCGGTTCCGGATGCGATGCCACTGATCGGCCCCCGGCCGACCGCGCTGTGAAGAATCTCCTTCGCTCGACCCACCATGAGCACCTTCAGCAGCCTGCCGATGTAGGTGATCACCAGAAAGATGGTGACGATGCCGAGTACGATCAGGAGAATGCCGTTCAGCGCATCGGGCAGCCCGCTGAACACCGTGTTCTGGAGGAAATCGACCGGCGGCTTGACCAGCGGCTTGATGAAATCGAACCCGTTCATCGAGACCGAGTCACCACCGACCAGCAACTGGGAACAATAGGCGCCGATTCGCTCCAGCAGCCCGAACATGATTTCCAGCGGCAGGAAGATCACCACGCTGACCAGATTGAAGAAATCGTGGATCGTGGCGGCCGAGAATGCGCGGCGGAACTCTTCGCCCTGGCGTACATGCCCGAGGCTGACGATGGTGTTGGTGATGGTGGTTCCGATGTTGGCGCCCATGACCATGGGAATCGCGATGCTGACCGGTAGTCCGCCGGCCACCAGCCCGACAATGATCGAGGTGACCGTGCTCGAGGATTGGATCAGTGCGGTGGCAACGGTACCGACCACCAGCCCGGCAACCGGATTGCTGGCGAAGGCGAACAGCTCCTTGGCCTGATCTCCCGCAGCCAGCTTGAACCCGCCGCCGATCAGCGAGACGGCAACCAGAAGCAGGTAGACCAAACCGGCTACCTGCAGCCATTTCAGTCCATTCGGACCGTGGGCGGCCAAGGGTTCGGGATGTTCCGTGGCGTGGGTTGTTGCCGTCATGATTGCAGATCCTGTCGGTAAGGAGGGCTGTCCCGTGCGGACGAACAGCGGATGGCAGGATCACGATAGGAGCGCGATGTGACAGCGCAGTGATGATTTTGTGACTGCGCGCGGTCAATCCGTCCTGACCACGTGCGGACGAGGCCGCAGGTTTTGGTCGCGTTTTCGGCGTGGTCGGCGGAGTCCAGAGGTTGAAGGATCGAGCCGGTCTGCGGGCGGCATTTCCAAAAGAATCGGCCGCGAGGACACGCCCCGCGGCCGACAGATGCCGCTTGCGCGGATCAGCGAATGATGTCGTAGCTGTAGTCGGTCTTGGCCGGAACGATGGTGTTCTTGTCGATCTCGTCGAAGATCTTGTCCAGGATCCACACCAGCACGTTCATGGCGCCCTGATAGCCCCACACCGGGTAGCGGTGATGGTGGTGGCGGTCGAACACCGGGAAGCCGATGCGGATCAGTGGCGTGCCGGTGTCGCGCTCCAGGTACTTGCCGTAGGTGTTGCCGATCAGGAAGTCGACCGGTTCGGTGAACAGCAGCGAGCGCATGTGCCACAGATCCTTGCCGGCGTAGGCGTTGCAGCTCTTGCCGAAGGGCGAGCTGTCGAACAGCGCCTGCATCTTCGCGGCCCAGTCCTTGTTGCCGTTGGTGGCCAGGACGTGGGTCGGCTCGGCGCCCAGTTCCAAGAGGAACGCCGCCAGGCCGTAGCACAGGTCGGGATCGCCGTAGATGGCGAACTTCTTGCCGTGGATGTGGGCGTTGGAGTCGGCGATGGCGTCGACCAGCCGGCCGCGTTCCTTGGCCAGCGCTTCGGGGATCGCCTTGCCGGTGAGCTTGGAGATGCCCATCAGGAACTGATCGGTGGCGGCGATGCCGATGGGATGGTTGAACGCCAGCGTTTCCTGACCCTTGTCGGCACAGAAGTCCAGCGTCTTGGTGGTGCAGTATTCCTGCATGGAGACCGTGGCCTTGGCATTCAGCGCCGCGGCAGCGTCGTCCAGCGTGGTGCCGCCGTCGTACATGCGGAACTCGCCGTCGGTGGGCGTATCCCACACGTCGGACGCATCGCACAGCAGGGTGTACTCGACGCCCATGAGATCGAACATCCGCGCGATTTCGCGTTGGTTGCCGACGGTGTAGCCGTCGAAGCCGCCGATGAAGTTGATCTTCTCGTTCGGCGTCCGCTCGGGCACCGGTACGGTGCCGGCCTTGCCGTCCCAGAAGTGCTTGAGCACGCCCAGCAGGGCGTTGTCGTAGCCGGTGATGTGGCTGCCGACGAAGGCCGGGGTGTGGGCGAAGGGCACGTCGAATTCTTCCGGCACCGAGCCCTTTTCCTTGGCGTTTTTGATGAACGCATTGAGGTCGTCACCGATGACCTCGGCCATGCAGGTGGTCGACACCGCGATCATCTTCGGCTGATACATGGCGTAGGCGTTGGCCAGACCATCGACCATGTTGTTGAGGCCGCCGAACACGGCGGCGTCTTCGGTCATGCTGGAGGACACACAGGAGCTCGGCTCCTTGAAGTGCCGGCTGAAGTGGCTGCGGTAGTACGCCACGCAGCCCTGCGAGCCGTGCACGAACGGCAGCGTGCCCTCGAAGCCGACGGCCACGAAGACCGCCCCCAGCGGCTGGCAGGCCTTGGCCGGGTTTACGGTGAGCGCTTCGCGGGCGAAGTTCTTCTCACGGTATTCCCAGGTCTTGGTCCATTCCCGGGCCTGTTCGAGCTTGTCGGCTGGCTCGGGGTTCTCGAACTGTTTCTTGTTCTCGAACATCTCGATGTATTCCGGGCTGCGGAACAGGTTGAAATGGTCGAGCACGTTTTCAGCATTCTGGCTCATGGTGCTACTCCTGCTGGAATCGGTAGGGTGGGCAGGGCGGCCCGGCCCACCAGTCAATCAATCGGGTACGCCGCCCACCCTCCGTGTGCCGATCAGGCAGCCTTCCACGGCGCCTGCGTCAGCGACCACACCGGGTTGTTGATGGCCATGTCCATGTCGCGGGCGAAGATGGCGAAGCCGTCATAGCCGTGATACGGACCGGAATAGTCCCAGGAGTGCATCTGCCGGAACGGGAAGCCCATTTTCTGGAAGACGTACTTTTCCTTGATGCCCGAGGCCACCAGATCCGGCTGCAGCGCATCGACGAATTGCTCGAACTCGTAGCCGGTCACGTCGTCGTAGATCAGCGTGCCGTCCTTCACATAGTGGGTGGTGCGCTGGTAGTCGTCGTTGTGGCCGAACTCGTAGCCGGTGCCGATGACCTCCATGCCGAGATCCTCATAGGCGCCGATGACGTGCCGCGGGCGCAGACCGCCGACGAACAGCATCACCTTCTTGCCTTCCAGGCGCGGGCGGTATTTATCCACCACCGCCTGCATCAGCGGCTGGTACTTGGCGATGACGCGCTCGGCGCCTTCCTTGATCTTGTCGTCGAAGTGGTTGGCGATTTCGCGCAGACTGGCGGCGATCTTGGAGGGGCCGAAGAAGTTGTATTCCACCCACGGAATGCCGTACTTCTCTTCCATGTGCCGGCTGATGTAGTTCATCGACCGGTAGCAGTGCAGCACGTTGAGCTTGGCCTTGGGCGTGGCTTCCAGCTCGGCCAGAGAGCCGTCTCCGGACCACTGCGCGATCACGCGCAGACCCATTTCTTCGAGCAGGATGCGCGAGGACCAGGCATCACCGCCGATGTTGTAGTCGCCGATGATGGCGACGTCATACGGCGTGGCCTCGAAGGTGGTTTTCTCGGGATCGAGCTTGTCGAACACCCAGTCGCGGATGGAGTCATTCGCGATGTGGTGGCCGAGCGACTGGGACACGCCCCGGAAGCCCTCGCAGCGCACCGGCACGATGGTCTTGCCTTCGTATTGCTTGGACTTCGACTTGGACACGGCCTCGATGTCATCGCCGATCAGGCCGATCGGGCATTCCGACTGCACGGTGATGCCGTGGTTCAGCGGAAACAGGTCCTGGATTTCATCGATGATCTTGGCGAGCTTCTTGTCGCCGCCGAACACGATGTCCTTTTCCTGGAAATCGGATGTGAACTGCATGGTCACGAAGGTGTCCACGCCGGTGGTGCCGATGTAGTAGTTGCGCCGCGCGGCCCAGGAATACTGGCCGCAGCCCACCGGACCGTGGGAGATGTGGATCATGTCCTTGATCGGGCCCCACACCACGCCCTTGGAGCCGGCGTAGGCGCAACCGCGAATGGTCATGACGCCGGGAATCGACTTGACGTTGGATTTCACGCCGCAGTCGGACTTGCCTTCTTCATAGGTGCCGAGGTGCTTGCCGCGGCGCTTGGCCGTCTTGTCGGGATAGACCGACAGCACCTCGTCCACCAGCGCCTTGTTGCGCGCCTTGGTTTCTTCGACAGTCATGCTCATGGGAGCCTCCAGAGGGAAAAGAGGCCGGGCGGATGAGCCGCCCGGCGGAAACCGGCTTCAGGCCACGGCTTCGGCGGTCTTGCCGACCATGGTCTCGTCGATGGTCTTCATCACGCCGTGTTCCATCAGCAGGTCTTCCAGCTCGTCCATGGTGATGGGGGTCGGGATGATGCCTTGGCCCGCATTGCCATGGACCTTCTGGGCCAGCGTGCGATACTCGTTGGCCTGCTTGGAGTCCGGGGCGTATTCCATCACCGTCATGCGACGCAGCTCGGCGTGCTGGACGATGTTGTCGCGCGGCACGAAGTGGATGAGCTTGGTGCCCAGCTTCGCGGCCAGCGCTTCAGCCAGTTCCAGTTCCTTGTCGGTCTGGCGCTCATTGCAGACGAGGCCGCCCAGGCGCACGCCGCCGGAGTTGGCGTACTTCAGAATGCCCTTGGAGATGTTGTTGGCCGCGTACATGGCCATCATCTCGCCGGACATGACGATGTAGATTTCCTGGGCCTTGTTCTCGCGGATGGGCATGGCGAAGCCGCCGCACACCACATCACCGAGCACGTCGTAGGACACATAATCGATGTCCTCGTAGGCGCCTTCCTCTTCCAGGAAGTTGATCGAGGTGATGACGCCGCGACCGGCGCAGCCGACACCCGGCTCCGGGCCGCCGGATTCCACGCAGCGGATATCGCGGTAGCCGACCTTCATCACGTCTTCGAGATCCAGGTCCTCGACTGTGCCGGCCTCGGCAGCCAGCGACAGGATGGTGTCCTGGGCCTTCGAATGAAGGATCAGGCGCGTGGAGTCGGCCTTCGGGTCACAGCCGACGATGAGGATGCGCTGGCCCATTTCGGCCAAGGCGGCCAGGGTGTTCTGAGAGGTGGTGGACTTGCCGATGCCACCCTTGCCGTAAAAGGCGATTTGCCGTAATCCGTCCATCGAAATCTCCTTCAAAATGCCGTGTGAACAACTTCCGCAACTGCCGTGTGTGATGCTTGACTCTGGCGAGGGCCACCGCGTCGTGAATGCGGATAGAACGCGCAGCGGCCGCCTGCCAACCCCCCTTCTGCAACCCTTGCGCCAAGTTGCTCAATCGATATTCAAGAGCCTGATTTTCAAGGATATTTTCGGAGTTCTGCGCGCCGTGATGGCCGCGTCGCCGGCTGTGACAAACCCGACATCACCCCGCCTGTCTGTCTGAAACAAAACATCCCGCGGGGCGCCTTCGGACAACGCGGCCGCGGCCGACGCGGGCGGCGCAGCGACCCGGGATTCAAGGCGGCGCCGGCGCGGTATGGATGTTGCTTGGGACCCCTGATGAGCCGGCGGCCGGGCGCGGCTCACCCCCTGCATCCCGGATCGGAGGACATCCCCATGCAAATCGGAGTGGAAAGCGCCCGCGCGGTCGAAAACCGTCGCGTCTTCGTCGTGGACAGTGACGAAATCATTCGCGCCGCACTGCAGTTCATGCTGCACGACGAAAACGAGGCCCATGAGATCGAGTCGATGGATGCCGCGATCCAGAAAGCCGCCGATTGGCCACCGGATCTGATTCTGGTGGGGCAGGAACTGCTGAGATCCGCTGGTTCGTCGGCGGTGCTGGAACGGCTGAAGGCCACGCTCGGGCCGGTGCCGGTCGTGCTGGTCGGCGATACCGCTGATGCGGCGGTCTGCCAGGCCCTCGACGGCGGCGCGCAGGCTGTGATCCCGCTTCCGCTCAAGCTCGAATCGGTGCGCGCGGCGGTGGATCAGGCGCTGGGACGCCGTGCCTGAGGTGGGAAAACGAGGTGCGCAGGCTCTGGCGGATGTCGGCCATGATTTGTCGGATTCGCGACAAGGCCGCCGGGTTCAGGAAGCAGGATCCGGCGCCGCGATTTGATTCGGATCATCGCCAATCCAAACACTTAAGCGGTCCGGCGCAGATTGGCACACGCATTGCTCAAGACCCTGTAGAAGCCTTGCACCGCAGGGCAGGAATCCTGATCACACAGGGGTGTTCGATATGACCAGCGCCCGCCGCCTTCCCGTTTACCTCGACTATTCCGCCACCACGCCGGTGGCGCCGCAGGTCGCGGAAAAGATGATTCCCTACCTGACGGATATGTTCGGCAATCCGGCCAGTCGTACGCATGCCTATGGCTGGCAGGCCGAGCAGGCGGTCGAAACGGCTCGGGAACAGGTGGCCGCGCTGGTCGGTGCGGATCCCAAGGAAATCATCTGGACCTCGGGCGCCACCGAATCGGACAACCTGGCCATCAAGGGCGCGGCGCAGTTCTACCGCGGCAAAGGCAACCACCTGATCACCCTCTC
The Candidatus Macondimonas diazotrophica genome window above contains:
- a CDS encoding FmdB family zinc ribbon protein — protein: MPIFDFHCESCGQTFELLVRNEAPVCPHCGGQRLEKLLSAPNVAGQSKKIIESARRQAAREGHFSHYARSEKPRR
- the nifK gene encoding nitrogenase molybdenum-iron protein subunit beta, with amino-acid sequence MSQNAENVLDHFNLFRSPEYIEMFENKKQFENPEPADKLEQAREWTKTWEYREKNFAREALTVNPAKACQPLGAVFVAVGFEGTLPFVHGSQGCVAYYRSHFSRHFKEPSSCVSSSMTEDAAVFGGLNNMVDGLANAYAMYQPKMIAVSTTCMAEVIGDDLNAFIKNAKEKGSVPEEFDVPFAHTPAFVGSHITGYDNALLGVLKHFWDGKAGTVPVPERTPNEKINFIGGFDGYTVGNQREIARMFDLMGVEYTLLCDASDVWDTPTDGEFRMYDGGTTLDDAAAALNAKATVSMQEYCTTKTLDFCADKGQETLAFNHPIGIAATDQFLMGISKLTGKAIPEALAKERGRLVDAIADSNAHIHGKKFAIYGDPDLCYGLAAFLLELGAEPTHVLATNGNKDWAAKMQALFDSSPFGKSCNAYAGKDLWHMRSLLFTEPVDFLIGNTYGKYLERDTGTPLIRIGFPVFDRHHHHRYPVWGYQGAMNVLVWILDKIFDEIDKNTIVPAKTDYSYDIIR
- the nifD gene encoding nitrogenase molybdenum-iron protein alpha chain, with product MSMTVEETKARNKALVDEVLSVYPDKTAKRRGKHLGTYEEGKSDCGVKSNVKSIPGVMTIRGCAYAGSKGVVWGPIKDMIHISHGPVGCGQYSWAARRNYYIGTTGVDTFVTMQFTSDFQEKDIVFGGDKKLAKIIDEIQDLFPLNHGITVQSECPIGLIGDDIEAVSKSKSKQYEGKTIVPVRCEGFRGVSQSLGHHIANDSIRDWVFDKLDPEKTTFEATPYDVAIIGDYNIGGDAWSSRILLEEMGLRVIAQWSGDGSLAELEATPKAKLNVLHCYRSMNYISRHMEEKYGIPWVEYNFFGPSKIAASLREIANHFDDKIKEGAERVIAKYQPLMQAVVDKYRPRLEGKKVMLFVGGLRPRHVIGAYEDLGMEVIGTGYEFGHNDDYQRTTHYVKDGTLIYDDVTGYEFEQFVDALQPDLVASGIKEKYVFQKMGFPFRQMHSWDYSGPYHGYDGFAIFARDMDMAINNPVWSLTQAPWKAA
- the nifH gene encoding nitrogenase iron protein, encoding MDGLRQIAFYGKGGIGKSTTSQNTLAALAEMGQRILIVGCDPKADSTRLILHSKAQDTILSLAAEAGTVEDLDLEDVMKVGYRDIRCVESGGPEPGVGCAGRGVITSINFLEEEGAYEDIDYVSYDVLGDVVCGGFAMPIRENKAQEIYIVMSGEMMAMYAANNISKGILKYANSGGVRLGGLVCNERQTDKELELAEALAAKLGTKLIHFVPRDNIVQHAELRRMTVMEYAPDSKQANEYRTLAQKVHGNAGQGIIPTPITMDELEDLLMEHGVMKTIDETMVGKTAEAVA
- a CDS encoding Na/Pi symporter, which gives rise to MTATTHATEHPEPLAAHGPNGLKWLQVAGLVYLLLVAVSLIGGGFKLAAGDQAKELFAFASNPVAGLVVGTVATALIQSSSTVTSIIVGLVAGGLPVSIAIPMVMGANIGTTITNTIVSLGHVRQGEEFRRAFSAATIHDFFNLVSVVIFLPLEIMFGLLERIGAYCSQLLVGGDSVSMNGFDFIKPLVKPPVDFLQNTVFSGLPDALNGILLIVLGIVTIFLVITYIGRLLKVLMVGRAKEILHSAVGRGPISGIASGTAITVLVQSSSTTTSLVVPLAGSGVFSLRQIYPFTLGANIGTCITALLAATAVTGANAIFALQIALVHLIYNVLGVILIYGIPFLREVPIRAAQTLADATVKHKLYAVAYIGLVFFVIPFVLIGGSALAG
- a CDS encoding response regulator translates to MQIGVESARAVENRRVFVVDSDEIIRAALQFMLHDENEAHEIESMDAAIQKAADWPPDLILVGQELLRSAGSSAVLERLKATLGPVPVVLVGDTADAAVCQALDGGAQAVIPLPLKLESVRAAVDQALGRRA
- a CDS encoding (2Fe-2S) ferredoxin domain-containing protein, whose translation is MSTETIELPAVFRHHVFCCYQQRPPGHPRGSCGASGAAPLWEHLGKQLQIKNLADIGMAATGCLGFCSAGPLMVVYPSGVWYQPRNAEDIDEIVQTHLVGDGIVERLAVVLKP